From Hymenobacter volaticus, the proteins below share one genomic window:
- a CDS encoding heavy metal-binding domain-containing protein, translating into MNRILVHALAVASLFAAASCSSDTSSSPTNTVADATEAGAESSAEHAGAHTYACPMHPEVTSTKPGQKCPKCGMELVHNDEVSNGKAYQIKYESTPAQVVAGQPVMLAFTPQEVGNEKAPVPLAVVHEKKIHLIIVSKDLSQFHHEHPEFTADGNYKAPFTFSKGGDYVLFQDYTPSGSGHQLGRQPITVQGPKYTPVKFTKEQMQWQKDGYQATLSFDKELKVGQLLGMKINITKGGQPVTDLDNYLGALGHVVVISEDTEKYLHVHPNDQADKGPNIGFNTNFEAPGLYRVFLQFNHGGQIHTADFTIRVSA; encoded by the coding sequence ATGAACCGTATTCTCGTTCACGCGCTGGCCGTAGCCAGCCTATTTGCTGCTGCTAGTTGCTCGTCCGATACCTCTAGCAGTCCCACTAACACCGTAGCCGATGCTACCGAAGCTGGCGCCGAAAGCTCCGCTGAGCACGCGGGTGCTCATACGTATGCTTGCCCTATGCACCCGGAAGTCACCAGCACGAAGCCGGGCCAGAAGTGCCCGAAGTGCGGCATGGAACTGGTGCACAACGACGAGGTTTCCAATGGGAAAGCATACCAAATAAAGTATGAATCAACGCCAGCGCAGGTGGTGGCTGGGCAGCCCGTGATGCTGGCTTTCACGCCGCAGGAAGTAGGCAATGAGAAAGCGCCGGTGCCGCTAGCCGTGGTGCACGAAAAGAAAATCCACCTCATTATCGTCAGCAAAGACCTCTCGCAGTTTCACCACGAGCACCCCGAATTCACTGCCGACGGCAACTACAAAGCGCCTTTCACCTTCAGCAAGGGCGGCGACTACGTGCTGTTTCAGGATTACACGCCGTCCGGCAGCGGGCATCAGCTCGGCCGCCAGCCCATCACAGTGCAGGGGCCGAAATACACTCCCGTCAAGTTCACGAAAGAACAGATGCAGTGGCAGAAAGACGGTTATCAGGCCACCCTTTCCTTTGATAAGGAGCTGAAAGTAGGTCAACTACTTGGTATGAAAATCAACATCACCAAAGGCGGCCAACCCGTTACGGACCTCGACAACTACCTCGGCGCCCTCGGCCACGTGGTGGTTATCAGCGAAGACACCGAGAAATACCTGCACGTGCACCCGAATGACCAGGCCGATAAAGGCCCTAACATCGGCTTCAACACCAACTTCGAGGCTCCTGGCCTATACCGCGTCTTCCTGCAGTTCAACCACGGCGGCCAGATCCATACGGCCGATTTCACTATCCGCGTCAGCGCTTGA
- a CDS encoding TolC family protein — protein MASSLFRKRGWGSLCLAWVLLLLAGPVLAQRIVVRLDSAEMQALRLHPRLRQSTQEIEEQRALKRGSFAPANPDFLWSAPTGERWAPGVVQTIDLPNVYRNQARAANAGIVLAERGLDVNRATVRRDVRLAYLTLQFTEAQVRQLIYQDSLFQALQQATNRLYAAGEVTALQRVSTEAEARQVRNQLEQATVDQRSAQRRLGLLLGQPNADLTAETNLRETGPELARTGAELLGTLSGQDSVAVALSPTLAYYSQNVTLSQSGISLVRARRTPALTVGYQNQAFENSPFKYRLQFGVSLPVWFWTYRSQLQAATARSKAAQAQLQVQRLELGTQYQQALADTRKFASSLTYYEQTGLPQSSAIISQSQRLFRAGEISYLVLIQSLNQAFTIQNTYLTTIRDYRQAIVELNYLRGQ, from the coding sequence TTGGCTTCTTCTCTTTTCAGGAAAAGAGGATGGGGGAGCCTGTGCCTGGCGTGGGTACTACTGCTACTGGCCGGTCCGGTGCTGGCACAGCGAATAGTAGTGCGCCTGGACAGCGCCGAAATGCAGGCGCTGCGGTTGCATCCGCGCCTGCGTCAGTCAACGCAAGAAATCGAGGAGCAGCGGGCGTTGAAGCGCGGCAGCTTCGCCCCGGCCAACCCCGACTTCTTGTGGTCGGCGCCCACGGGTGAGCGGTGGGCGCCCGGCGTGGTACAAACTATTGATTTGCCGAACGTGTACCGCAACCAGGCGCGGGCCGCGAATGCGGGCATTGTACTGGCTGAGCGGGGACTGGACGTGAACCGCGCCACCGTGCGCCGCGACGTGCGCCTAGCTTACCTAACGCTGCAATTCACTGAGGCCCAAGTACGGCAGCTCATCTACCAAGACAGCTTGTTCCAGGCGTTGCAGCAAGCCACCAACCGCCTGTATGCGGCTGGCGAGGTTACGGCTTTGCAGCGGGTGAGCACCGAAGCCGAAGCCCGGCAAGTGCGCAACCAGCTCGAACAGGCTACCGTGGATCAGCGCTCGGCGCAGCGGCGGCTCGGCTTACTACTCGGCCAACCCAACGCCGACCTCACAGCGGAAACCAACCTGCGCGAAACGGGCCCCGAGTTAGCCCGCACCGGAGCCGAACTGCTCGGCACGCTCTCTGGCCAAGACAGTGTTGCTGTGGCCCTAAGTCCCACGCTGGCTTACTACAGCCAGAACGTGACGCTCAGCCAGTCGGGTATTAGCCTAGTGCGGGCCCGCCGGACGCCAGCTCTGACGGTAGGTTACCAGAATCAGGCGTTTGAAAATTCGCCGTTTAAGTACCGTTTGCAGTTTGGCGTATCGTTGCCGGTCTGGTTTTGGACCTACCGCTCGCAGTTGCAGGCCGCTACGGCCCGCAGCAAGGCAGCGCAAGCGCAGTTGCAAGTGCAGCGCCTCGAGTTAGGAACTCAGTACCAACAGGCGCTGGCCGACACGCGCAAATTTGCTTCCTCGCTCACCTATTACGAGCAAACTGGCCTGCCCCAATCCAGTGCCATCATCAGCCAGTCGCAGCGCCTGTTTCGAGCCGGCGAAATCAGCTACTTGGTGTTGATCCAGAGCCTGAACCAGGCCTTTACCATCCAGAATACTTACCTGACCACCATTCGGGATTACCGTCAGGCCATCGTTGAACTTAACTACTTGCGCGGACAATAA